A genome region from Pseudomonas sp. S06B 330 includes the following:
- the cobJ gene encoding precorrin-3B C(17)-methyltransferase: MTRKAPAIVILGKGSLATARKIQQLYPDALIHGLEGRVEDVDRSYQEFGVTLRQLYQQDTPIIALCAAGIVIRSLASLLLEKGVEPPVLAVAEDGSAVVPLLGGLGGVNVLAREIAVGLGVTAAITTSGELRFGTCLLNPPNGYALADLELGKRFVSDLLAGESVRINGEAPWLADAQLPHSDQAQLAIHVGCEAREVSAHELVIYPRCVMVAVTAVESDLATTVREALGNARIAEPALACLLASESLMAEQALHAAAAELGVAVRFAPDAESASALAAQVLPQLLPPQPVSEHLAMVVSNQPIEPLLIGRPRGRLAVIGLGPGAAEFMVPAVKAELAQANDILGYETYVRMAGPFRADQVMHCTDNREEMQRARHAFELAAQGRSVVVVSSGDPGVFAMAAAVLEALHESGDPRWHAVELEILPGVSASLATAAQAGAPLGHDFCVLSLSDNLKPWSIIEKRLDLACQADLALAFYNPISRSRPWQLGRALDIVRQHRTAQTPVVLGRDIGRPGQTLRVVTLGELQPEMVDMRTMVLVGSSTTCGFARADGSQWVYTPRWYPAQG; the protein is encoded by the coding sequence ATGACACGCAAAGCTCCGGCCATCGTCATCCTCGGCAAAGGCAGCCTGGCCACTGCCCGCAAGATTCAGCAACTCTATCCGGACGCTTTGATTCATGGTCTGGAAGGCCGGGTCGAGGACGTCGATCGCAGTTATCAGGAATTCGGCGTGACGCTGCGCCAGCTCTATCAGCAAGACACACCGATCATTGCCTTGTGTGCTGCCGGAATTGTCATTCGCAGCCTGGCCAGCCTTCTGTTGGAGAAAGGTGTGGAGCCGCCAGTCCTGGCGGTGGCCGAAGACGGCAGTGCAGTGGTGCCTCTGCTCGGCGGCCTGGGCGGAGTCAATGTCCTGGCGCGGGAAATTGCCGTAGGCCTGGGCGTAACGGCGGCAATTACCACCAGCGGTGAACTGCGTTTCGGCACTTGCTTGCTCAATCCTCCCAATGGTTATGCCCTGGCTGATCTGGAGCTGGGCAAGCGCTTTGTCTCCGATCTATTGGCTGGCGAGTCGGTGCGTATCAACGGTGAGGCACCCTGGCTAGCCGATGCCCAACTGCCGCACAGCGATCAGGCACAACTGGCCATTCATGTTGGCTGCGAGGCGCGGGAAGTGTCGGCTCACGAGCTGGTTATCTATCCGCGTTGCGTCATGGTCGCGGTTACGGCTGTAGAGTCAGACCTGGCGACAACTGTGCGCGAGGCGTTGGGCAATGCACGCATTGCCGAACCTGCGCTGGCCTGTCTGTTGGCCAGCGAATCGCTGATGGCTGAGCAGGCTTTACACGCTGCAGCGGCTGAGCTGGGCGTAGCAGTACGTTTTGCGCCGGATGCTGAAAGTGCCAGTGCACTGGCGGCACAGGTGCTGCCGCAGTTGCTGCCGCCGCAGCCGGTCTCAGAACACTTGGCGATGGTGGTCTCAAACCAACCCATCGAGCCACTGCTCATCGGTCGCCCCCGTGGTCGTCTGGCGGTGATCGGGCTAGGGCCGGGTGCTGCCGAGTTCATGGTGCCTGCGGTCAAGGCCGAGCTGGCTCAGGCCAATGATATTCTCGGTTACGAAACCTACGTACGCATGGCGGGTCCTTTCCGTGCGGATCAAGTCATGCACTGCACCGACAACCGTGAAGAAATGCAGCGTGCCCGGCATGCCTTTGAATTGGCAGCCCAAGGTCGTTCAGTGGTGGTGGTTTCTTCGGGTGATCCTGGTGTCTTCGCCATGGCTGCAGCCGTGCTTGAAGCCCTGCACGAATCCGGTGATCCACGCTGGCATGCGGTTGAGCTGGAAATCCTGCCCGGCGTTTCCGCATCGTTGGCCACTGCCGCTCAGGCCGGGGCGCCGCTGGGCCATGACTTCTGCGTGCTGTCGCTGTCGGACAATCTCAAGCCCTGGTCGATTATTGAGAAACGCTTGGATCTTGCCTGCCAGGCCGACTTGGCGCTGGCCTTCTACAACCCGATCTCACGCTCGCGTCCTTGGCAGTTGGGCCGGGCGCTCGACATTGTTCGTCAGCACCGTACGGCACAGACGCCTGTAGTACTTGGCCGTGACATTGGTAGGCCGGGGCAGACGCTGAGAGTGGTCACGTTGGGTGAACTGCAGCCAGAGATGGTCGACATGCGCACCATGGTACTGGTCGGTTCTTCGACCACCTGCGGCTTTGCCCGCGCTGATGGCAGCCAGTGGGTGTATACCCCGCGCTGGTATCCAGCACAGGGCTAA
- a CDS encoding precorrin-2 C(20)-methyltransferase: MMQARGRLLGLGVGPGDPELITVKALRLLRESPVVAYFVAKGKRGNAFGIIEGHLQQAQTLLPLVYPVTTEVLPAPLSYEQVISDFYDAASLEVAAHLDAGRDVAVICEGDPFFYGSYMYLHDRLAERYQAEVIPGVCSMLGGASVLGAPLVYRNQSLSVLSGVLPHDELKRRLADADAAVIMKLGRNFPKVREVLTELGLAERALYVERATMANQKIVALDEVDPQSSPYFSLIIVPGERWQG, translated from the coding sequence ATGATGCAGGCTCGTGGACGTTTGCTTGGCCTGGGCGTAGGCCCGGGTGACCCAGAACTGATCACCGTCAAGGCACTGCGGCTACTGCGCGAATCGCCGGTGGTGGCGTATTTCGTTGCCAAGGGTAAGCGCGGTAATGCGTTTGGCATCATCGAAGGCCACTTGCAGCAAGCCCAGACGCTGCTGCCGCTGGTATACCCGGTGACCACCGAGGTGCTGCCAGCGCCGCTGTCCTATGAGCAGGTCATCAGCGATTTCTACGACGCAGCGAGCCTTGAGGTTGCCGCCCACCTGGATGCCGGACGTGATGTCGCGGTTATCTGTGAGGGGGATCCGTTCTTCTACGGTTCCTACATGTACCTGCATGATCGCCTGGCCGAGCGTTACCAGGCCGAGGTGATTCCGGGTGTCTGCTCGATGTTGGGCGGTGCGTCGGTGCTCGGCGCACCGCTGGTTTATCGCAACCAGAGCCTGTCGGTGCTGTCTGGCGTTCTGCCCCATGACGAACTCAAGCGCCGCCTGGCCGATGCCGATGCAGCGGTGATCATGAAGCTGGGGCGCAACTTCCCCAAGGTCCGTGAGGTGTTGACTGAACTTGGCCTGGCCGAGCGTGCGCTGTACGTGGAGCGCGCGACCATGGCCAATCAGAAAATTGTGGCCCTGGATGAAGTCGATCCGCAGTCATCGCCGTACTTCTCGCTGATCATCGTTCCGGGTGAAAGGTGGCAAGGGTGA
- a CDS encoding precorrin-8X methylmutase has product MIDYIRDGQEIYRNSFAIIREEARLDRIPADLEKLAVRVIHACGMVDAIDGLQFSPGAGKAGRDALAAGAPILCDARMVSEGITRARLPANNPVICTLRDEQVPDLARELGNTRSAVALELWRPHLEGSVVVIGNAPTALFYLLEMLDAGAPKPALILGFPVGFVGAAESKAMLAADSRGVPFVIMQGRLGGSAMAAAAVNALATEVE; this is encoded by the coding sequence ATGATTGATTACATCCGCGATGGTCAGGAGATCTATCGCAACTCCTTCGCAATCATTCGCGAGGAAGCGCGGCTCGATCGTATTCCTGCCGATCTGGAAAAACTCGCGGTGCGGGTGATTCACGCCTGCGGCATGGTCGATGCGATTGATGGCCTGCAGTTCTCGCCAGGCGCGGGCAAGGCCGGCCGCGATGCCTTGGCCGCTGGTGCGCCGATTCTCTGCGACGCGCGCATGGTCTCCGAGGGTATTACCCGTGCTCGCTTGCCTGCGAACAACCCGGTGATTTGCACCCTGCGTGATGAGCAGGTGCCAGATCTGGCCCGCGAACTGGGTAACACCCGTTCGGCGGTGGCGCTGGAACTGTGGCGTCCGCACCTGGAAGGCAGTGTCGTGGTGATCGGCAATGCCCCCACCGCGTTGTTCTACCTGCTGGAAATGCTCGATGCCGGTGCGCCGAAACCGGCGCTGATCCTTGGTTTCCCAGTAGGCTTTGTCGGCGCTGCCGAATCCAAGGCGATGCTCGCCGCTGACAGCCGTGGTGTGCCGTTCGTGATCATGCAGGGTCGCCTGGGCGGCAGCGCCATGGCGGCGGCGGCGGTCAATGCCCTGGCCACGGAGGTCGAATGA
- the cobG gene encoding precorrin-3B synthase, whose protein sequence is MNQPVSAHQPQASLRPSACPGLLRIVQAQDGGICRIKLAGGALWADQADAVADAAERFATGEIEVTNRGNLQIRGIGSDPSGLIERLLAAGLGPRDAAGDDVRNLMLSPTAGVDPQMLVDTRPLAEQLLQALETTPRFHQLSAKFAVQVDGGEALAMLEHPHDVWLSTVRLEGELWWVFGLAGCPANNAPVGAVPLVQGHALVLAVLNRFLDLATPEQARMRQLLAEHSPDDFVAGLGLSIRRDATVLHWRRSATVGNGYLGIYPQQQAGLSAVGGAAPLGRLTPHMLRGAAQLARERGDGSLRMTPWQSLLLPNIAHPHAAAINRELAQLGLLCSPDQPLARLVACTGSAGCAKAQAETKGDARLLATLLASGAPASVHLSGCPRSCAMAHVAPATLLAQNPGHYDLYLRDAAQPGFGSLRARNLTLKEAGALLDACSRSTLDD, encoded by the coding sequence TTGAACCAGCCTGTATCGGCCCACCAGCCCCAAGCTTCGCTGCGTCCCTCGGCCTGTCCGGGGTTGCTGCGCATCGTTCAGGCACAGGACGGTGGGATCTGCCGGATAAAGCTTGCCGGCGGCGCGCTCTGGGCTGATCAGGCGGACGCGGTGGCCGACGCCGCCGAACGTTTTGCCACCGGTGAGATCGAGGTCACTAACCGCGGCAATCTGCAGATCCGTGGCATCGGCAGCGACCCCTCGGGGTTGATTGAGCGATTGCTGGCGGCGGGCCTGGGGCCGCGCGATGCCGCCGGTGATGACGTACGCAACCTGATGCTCAGCCCTACCGCTGGTGTTGATCCGCAGATGCTGGTTGATACCCGGCCGTTGGCGGAGCAATTGCTGCAAGCGCTTGAAACTACCCCGCGCTTTCATCAGCTGTCGGCCAAGTTCGCTGTACAAGTGGATGGCGGCGAGGCCCTGGCGATGCTCGAGCACCCCCATGACGTGTGGCTCAGCACTGTGCGCCTGGAGGGTGAGCTGTGGTGGGTGTTTGGCTTGGCAGGTTGCCCGGCAAACAACGCACCCGTAGGTGCCGTCCCTCTGGTGCAAGGGCATGCATTGGTGCTGGCGGTGCTCAATCGCTTTCTTGATCTGGCTACGCCAGAGCAAGCGCGGATGCGCCAATTGCTGGCAGAGCATTCGCCAGATGATTTTGTTGCCGGCTTAGGGCTGAGCATCCGACGTGATGCAACGGTTTTGCACTGGCGCCGGTCGGCAACCGTCGGCAACGGTTATCTGGGTATTTATCCACAGCAGCAAGCTGGCCTGAGCGCCGTCGGTGGCGCCGCCCCTTTGGGGCGTTTGACTCCGCACATGCTGCGCGGCGCCGCGCAGCTGGCCCGCGAACGGGGCGATGGCAGCCTGCGCATGACACCTTGGCAGAGCCTGTTGCTGCCCAATATTGCGCACCCGCATGCAGCCGCCATCAACCGCGAGCTGGCTCAGCTGGGTTTGCTGTGCTCGCCAGATCAACCGTTGGCGCGACTGGTTGCCTGCACCGGTTCCGCCGGTTGCGCCAAGGCCCAGGCCGAGACCAAGGGTGATGCCCGCCTGCTGGCCACCCTACTTGCCAGTGGCGCCCCAGCCAGCGTGCACCTGAGCGGCTGCCCGCGCTCCTGCGCCATGGCCCATGTTGCCCCGGCGACCCTGTTGGCGCAGAACCCGGGCCACTACGACTTGTACCTGCGTGACGCAGCCCAGCCGGGTTTCGGCAGCTTGCGCGCACGCAACCTCACACTGAAAGAAGCTGGCGCACTGCTAGACGCCTGCTCACGGAGCACCCTTGATGATTGA
- the cbiE gene encoding precorrin-6y C5,15-methyltransferase (decarboxylating) subunit CbiE, which produces MSPWLTVVGIGEDGFSGLGKNARRALLGAAKVFGGQRQLDLLPHCIRGERLLWPSPFSLTPVLALRGEPVCVLASGDPMFFGVGASLARQLSTEEMSVLPMPSSCALAAARLGWPLQEVTTLSVVARPLAALNAHVYSGVRLLVLSNDGSSPAAIAALLRERGFGASRLKVFEHLGGAAEQCLQGTAQDWPHARTADLNLVAIECLASADAPRLSPLAGLPDSAFQHDGQLTKRDVRAITLARLAPRPGELLWDVGAGSGSIGIEWMRAHPSCRALAIEADAGRQQLIEHNRDALGVPGLQLIRGRAPQALHGLERPDAIFIGGGVTREGVLQHCWEQLRPGGRLVANAVTLQSELTLVNWREQHGGELTRIHIAQAQPLGEFDTWRQALPITLLEAIKPADA; this is translated from the coding sequence ATGTCGCCCTGGCTGACAGTAGTAGGTATCGGTGAAGACGGCTTCAGTGGCCTGGGCAAGAATGCCCGGCGCGCATTGCTGGGCGCGGCAAAGGTGTTTGGCGGCCAGCGCCAGTTGGATCTGCTGCCGCACTGCATCCGTGGCGAACGCCTGCTGTGGCCCAGCCCCTTCTCCCTGACACCGGTATTGGCACTGCGCGGTGAGCCGGTTTGCGTGTTGGCCAGCGGTGATCCGATGTTCTTTGGGGTGGGCGCCAGCCTGGCCCGGCAGCTCAGCACCGAGGAAATGAGCGTGCTGCCGATGCCTTCATCCTGTGCGTTGGCCGCCGCCCGCCTGGGCTGGCCGCTGCAGGAAGTGACGACACTGTCAGTGGTGGCCCGTCCGCTGGCAGCCCTCAATGCTCATGTGTACAGCGGCGTACGCTTGTTGGTGCTGAGCAACGATGGCAGCAGCCCGGCAGCTATTGCTGCGCTGTTGCGTGAGCGCGGGTTCGGCGCCAGTCGCCTGAAGGTCTTCGAACACCTCGGTGGCGCGGCTGAACAGTGCTTGCAAGGCACGGCGCAGGACTGGCCGCATGCACGCACAGCAGACCTCAACCTGGTTGCCATCGAATGCCTGGCGAGCGCCGATGCACCGCGCCTGTCGCCACTGGCAGGCTTGCCGGACTCGGCCTTCCAGCACGATGGCCAATTGACCAAGCGCGACGTTCGGGCCATCACCCTCGCCCGCTTGGCGCCGCGACCAGGCGAACTGCTCTGGGATGTCGGTGCCGGCAGCGGCTCGATTGGCATCGAGTGGATGCGCGCTCACCCCAGCTGTCGAGCGCTGGCCATTGAGGCCGATGCGGGCCGCCAACAACTGATCGAACACAACCGCGATGCCCTCGGCGTGCCCGGCCTGCAGTTGATCCGCGGCCGCGCCCCGCAAGCCTTGCATGGCCTTGAGCGCCCCGACGCTATCTTCATTGGTGGTGGTGTAACACGTGAGGGTGTGCTGCAACACTGCTGGGAGCAACTGCGCCCAGGCGGCCGTCTGGTGGCCAATGCCGTTACCCTGCAAAGCGAGCTGACGCTGGTCAACTGGCGTGAGCAACATGGCGGCGAACTGACCCGTATCCACATCGCCCAGGCCCAGCCGTTGGGCGAGTTCGACACCTGGCGCCAAGCCCTGCCCATCACCCTGTTAGAAGCGATCAAGCCCGCAGATGCGTGA
- a CDS encoding cobalt-precorrin-5B (C(1))-methyltransferase, with translation MRDETQEQPAPLRSGLTTGSCATATSLAAARLLLTGVENDAVQITLPKGKVVQMRLEFCRLHEGGAEAGTLKDAGDDPDVTHGALLYSRVRLLADPGVRFVAGNGVGTVTRPGLVLAVGEPAINPVPRRMMTEHLQQLAEECAYSGGFEVTVNVQDGENLALKTMNPRLGILGGLSILGTSGIVRPFSCSAYIASIHQGIDVAKTNGYLHIAACTGNASEDTMRRVYNLPEIALIEMGDFVGAVLKHLRKVPVDKLSLCGGFGKISKLAAGHMDLHSRHSSIDLPQLAEWAAAIGADSELQTAIRQANTSQQALAMASAAGIALGDAVCAHALTFARSVVPAQVQVEVFAIDRQGGIVGHAGTFA, from the coding sequence ATGCGTGACGAGACCCAGGAACAACCGGCCCCGCTGCGCAGCGGCCTGACCACCGGCAGCTGCGCCACCGCCACCAGTCTGGCGGCGGCGCGGCTGTTGCTGACCGGCGTCGAAAACGATGCCGTGCAGATCACCCTGCCCAAGGGCAAAGTGGTGCAGATGCGCCTGGAGTTCTGCCGCTTGCATGAAGGCGGTGCAGAAGCGGGCACCCTCAAGGATGCCGGTGATGACCCTGATGTCACCCATGGCGCACTGCTCTACAGTCGCGTGCGCTTGCTCGCTGACCCTGGCGTGCGCTTCGTCGCGGGCAACGGTGTAGGCACCGTGACCCGCCCTGGGCTGGTCCTTGCCGTGGGCGAACCGGCGATCAACCCGGTGCCACGACGAATGATGACCGAACACCTGCAGCAACTGGCTGAAGAGTGCGCCTACAGCGGCGGCTTCGAAGTCACGGTGAACGTCCAGGACGGTGAAAACCTAGCGTTGAAAACCATGAACCCGCGCCTGGGAATTCTCGGTGGCCTGTCGATTCTCGGCACCAGCGGCATCGTTCGACCGTTCTCCTGTTCAGCCTATATTGCCTCGATCCATCAGGGCATCGACGTGGCCAAAACCAACGGTTACCTGCACATCGCCGCGTGCACCGGCAACGCCAGTGAAGACACCATGCGCCGGGTCTACAACCTGCCGGAAATCGCCCTGATCGAAATGGGCGACTTTGTCGGTGCAGTGCTCAAGCACCTGCGCAAAGTGCCGGTGGACAAGCTCAGCCTGTGCGGCGGTTTCGGCAAGATCAGCAAACTCGCTGCCGGGCACATGGACCTGCACAGTCGTCACTCCAGCATCGACCTGCCGCAACTGGCCGAATGGGCTGCTGCCATCGGTGCCGACAGCGAACTGCAAACCGCGATTCGCCAGGCCAACACCAGCCAGCAGGCCCTGGCTATGGCCAGTGCGGCCGGCATCGCCCTGGGTGACGCGGTCTGTGCCCATGCCCTGACTTTTGCTCGCAGTGTGGTACCGGCCCAGGTACAGGTGGAGGTCTTCGCCATTGATCGCCAGGGTGGCATCGTCGGCCACGCAGGAACCTTTGCATGA
- a CDS encoding cobalt-precorrin-6A reductase gives MKRILLLGGITEALAIARTLGPEHVYSLAGIGRVPSDLKCQVRVGGFGGADGLAAYLLGESIDLLIDATHPYAAQISANAARASQLTGVPCWALRRPAWQAQAADDWREVAGWAELIEALRPFRRPLFTLGREPLAHLDEIPAHQFWTLRALEACPSNDRCEVIGARGPFQLEDERTLFERRQIDVLISKNSGSAATEPKLQVARERGITVLILGRPQLPDVSRHFSTVQALLQAL, from the coding sequence ATGAAACGCATCTTGCTGCTGGGCGGCATCACCGAAGCCTTGGCCATTGCCCGAACACTGGGCCCCGAGCATGTCTACAGCCTGGCCGGGATTGGCCGGGTGCCCAGTGACTTGAAGTGTCAGGTTAGGGTTGGCGGTTTTGGTGGGGCCGACGGACTGGCGGCGTATCTGCTCGGCGAAAGCATCGACCTGCTGATCGACGCCACCCACCCTTATGCCGCACAGATCAGTGCCAACGCCGCCCGCGCCTCACAGCTCACCGGCGTTCCTTGCTGGGCCCTGCGACGTCCGGCGTGGCAAGCGCAAGCCGCTGATGACTGGCGCGAGGTTGCCGGCTGGGCTGAGCTGATTGAAGCCCTGCGGCCGTTCCGCCGCCCGTTGTTCACCCTGGGCCGCGAACCCTTGGCGCACCTGGATGAAATTCCGGCGCATCAGTTCTGGACGTTACGTGCCTTGGAGGCCTGCCCGAGCAATGACCGCTGCGAAGTGATTGGCGCCCGCGGGCCCTTTCAGCTGGAAGATGAGCGAACCCTGTTTGAACGGCGACAGATTGATGTGTTGATCAGCAAGAACAGTGGGAGTGCAGCGACTGAGCCGAAGTTGCAAGTGGCCCGTGAGCGTGGGATTACGGTGCTGATTCTGGGCCGCCCGCAACTCCCGGACGTCAGTCGACACTTCTCCACGGTGCAGGCGCTGTTGCAAGCGCTTTAG
- the vapB gene encoding type II toxin-antitoxin system VapB family antitoxin yields MEQGAVFKSNRSQAVRLPKSVALPEDVKRVDVVAVGRTRIISPAGETWDSWFEGPSVSADFMAEREQPTDQEREGF; encoded by the coding sequence ATGGAGCAAGGTGCGGTCTTCAAGAGCAATCGCAGCCAAGCTGTACGCTTGCCCAAATCCGTAGCACTTCCAGAGGATGTCAAACGCGTGGATGTCGTCGCAGTGGGTCGAACCCGAATCATTTCCCCCGCCGGTGAAACCTGGGACAGCTGGTTTGAAGGCCCAAGCGTCAGTGCCGACTTCATGGCCGAACGCGAGCAGCCCACCGATCAGGAGCGCGAGGGTTTCTGA
- the vapC gene encoding type II toxin-antitoxin system tRNA(fMet)-specific endonuclease VapC, translating to MLKYMLDTNICIFTLKNKPQAIREAFNRHHGQLCISTITLMELIYGAEKSAAAERNLAVVEGFAARLEVLSYDSHAAAHSGQLRAELARAGTPIGPYDQMIAGHARSLGLLLVTNNMREFQRVPGLRVEDWLNSSVQL from the coding sequence ATGCTCAAGTACATGCTTGATACCAACATCTGCATTTTTACCCTGAAAAACAAACCTCAAGCGATACGTGAAGCATTCAACCGCCATCATGGCCAACTCTGCATCAGTACCATTACGCTGATGGAGTTGATCTACGGTGCAGAAAAATCTGCCGCTGCCGAACGCAATCTGGCCGTGGTCGAAGGCTTTGCCGCTCGCCTGGAGGTCCTCAGCTACGACAGTCATGCAGCGGCACATAGCGGCCAGCTACGCGCGGAACTGGCCAGGGCTGGAACACCAATTGGCCCCTATGACCAGATGATCGCGGGCCATGCAAGGTCGCTGGGGCTGCTGTTGGTCACCAACAATATGCGCGAGTTCCAGCGAGTGCCTGGGCTACGCGTAGAGGATTGGCTCAATTCCTCTGTCCAGCTGTAG
- a CDS encoding NfeD family protein, with translation MEMQWWIWLVFGFGLVVLELMLPTFFILWFGIGAVLVSLIAYLAPSLQLDMQVLLWVLFSSVTTLLWFKVFRKKKPDTRWTADDVVGEVGLLTAKVSEFHKGRVRFQKPVLGNEEWVCVADDEIPSGERVRITAIEGNTARVTRA, from the coding sequence ATGGAAATGCAATGGTGGATCTGGCTGGTATTCGGTTTCGGCCTGGTTGTGCTCGAACTGATGCTGCCGACCTTCTTCATCCTCTGGTTCGGCATCGGCGCTGTGCTGGTATCGCTCATCGCTTACCTGGCACCCAGCCTGCAGCTCGACATGCAGGTACTGCTCTGGGTGCTGTTCTCGTCGGTTACCACGCTGCTGTGGTTCAAGGTGTTTCGCAAGAAGAAACCAGACACCCGCTGGACCGCTGATGATGTGGTCGGTGAAGTCGGCCTGCTCACCGCTAAGGTCTCTGAATTTCACAAAGGCCGCGTGCGCTTCCAGAAACCGGTCCTCGGCAACGAGGAATGGGTCTGCGTTGCCGATGACGAGATCCCCTCGGGCGAGCGCGTACGCATCACTGCCATCGAAGGCAATACTGCCCGGGTAACCCGGGCCTGA
- a CDS encoding SPFH domain-containing protein, which yields MTSLIVAGTIAAFVIITLFKGVRIVPQGEEWIVERLGRYHSTLKPGLNILIPYMDVVAYRLPTKDIILDVQQQEIITRDNAVIVANALCFAKVVDPQKAAYGVQDFTYAVTSLTMTSLRAIVGAMDLDEALSSREQIKARLREAMSEQTEDWGVTVRSVEIQDIKPSENMQSAMERQAAAERERKADVTRAEGAKQAAILEAEARLQSAKLDAEAQINLAEASARSITLVRDAVGSEITPAMYLLGERYIGAMENLAGSDNAKVVVLPADLQETVRGLMGRNKAV from the coding sequence ATGACCAGCCTCATCGTCGCCGGTACTATCGCCGCGTTCGTCATCATCACCCTGTTCAAGGGGGTGCGCATCGTGCCCCAGGGTGAGGAATGGATCGTCGAACGCCTGGGGCGCTACCACAGCACCCTCAAACCCGGCCTGAACATCCTCATTCCGTACATGGACGTGGTTGCCTACCGTTTGCCGACCAAGGACATCATCCTCGACGTGCAGCAACAGGAAATCATCACCCGTGACAACGCCGTCATCGTTGCTAACGCGCTGTGTTTCGCCAAGGTTGTCGACCCGCAGAAGGCCGCCTACGGGGTGCAGGATTTCACTTACGCCGTGACCAGCCTGACCATGACCTCGCTGCGTGCCATTGTCGGCGCCATGGACCTCGACGAAGCCCTTTCCAGCCGTGAACAGATCAAGGCCCGCCTGCGCGAAGCCATGTCAGAGCAGACCGAAGACTGGGGGGTGACCGTACGCTCGGTCGAGATCCAGGACATCAAGCCATCGGAGAACATGCAGTCGGCCATGGAGCGTCAAGCCGCTGCCGAGCGTGAGCGTAAAGCCGACGTTACCCGCGCCGAAGGCGCCAAGCAGGCCGCCATTCTCGAAGCCGAAGCACGCCTGCAATCGGCCAAGCTCGATGCCGAAGCACAAATCAATCTGGCCGAAGCCTCGGCGCGCTCAATCACCCTGGTTCGTGACGCGGTCGGTAGCGAGATCACCCCGGCGATGTACCTGCTGGGCGAACGCTACATCGGCGCCATGGAAAACCTGGCCGGCAGCGACAACGCCAAGGTTGTGGTGTTGCCCGCTGACCTGCAGGAAACCGTGCGCGGTCTGATGGGCCGTAACAAGGCAGTCTGA
- a CDS encoding DUF2946 domain-containing protein — translation MPSHRLAHAWIACFAVLFNLLAMPLSAAAPKSQTEQLLWGAFCSTGGTKLIAISLGQPDGTQQNDDHSTMQHCWCCSGAAPLLALPGHPPRLLLPAQEFAPAQVLLSATQPTPRQLWPALNPRASPLA, via the coding sequence ATGCCTTCACATCGGCTTGCCCATGCCTGGATCGCCTGCTTTGCAGTGCTGTTCAACCTGCTGGCCATGCCGTTGTCTGCTGCCGCACCGAAAAGCCAGACCGAGCAATTACTCTGGGGGGCATTCTGCTCCACCGGCGGTACCAAGCTGATCGCTATCTCCCTGGGCCAGCCGGACGGCACCCAACAGAACGACGATCACTCGACCATGCAGCATTGCTGGTGCTGCTCGGGTGCTGCGCCGCTGCTGGCGTTGCCGGGGCATCCACCGCGCTTGCTGCTGCCAGCCCAGGAGTTTGCACCTGCCCAGGTCCTGCTCAGCGCCACTCAGCCGACCCCGCGCCAACTCTGGCCAGCGCTGAACCCGCGCGCCTCCCCTCTAGCCTGA
- a CDS encoding copper chaperone PCu(A)C: protein MFKNALLLAALLLPATFANAHEYTKGDLHIAHPWSQEMPPNAPNVAAYFVVHNNGSSADTLLGVDSPISDDAQLHEHVHKDGLMKMQQVQRVEVPAGKDLVFAPGAYHVMLMQPKDRSLLVDGKRFPLTLHFEKAGNVTVEVAVHKQAPEGAAHSH from the coding sequence ATGTTCAAGAACGCCCTGCTGCTGGCCGCCCTGCTGTTGCCAGCGACTTTTGCCAACGCCCACGAATACACCAAAGGTGACCTGCATATCGCCCATCCGTGGTCGCAGGAAATGCCGCCGAACGCGCCTAACGTCGCCGCCTATTTCGTCGTCCACAACAATGGCTCGAGCGCCGATACGCTGCTCGGTGTCGACAGCCCGATCAGCGACGATGCGCAGTTGCACGAGCATGTGCACAAGGACGGTCTGATGAAGATGCAGCAAGTGCAGCGCGTCGAAGTACCCGCAGGGAAAGACCTGGTCTTCGCCCCAGGCGCCTATCATGTGATGCTGATGCAGCCCAAAGACCGCAGCCTGCTGGTGGACGGCAAGCGTTTCCCGCTGACCCTGCACTTTGAGAAAGCCGGTAATGTCACCGTCGAAGTCGCCGTGCACAAGCAAGCCCCCGAGGGTGCCGCGCACAGTCACTGA